Proteins encoded together in one Terriglobus saanensis SP1PR4 window:
- a CDS encoding sodium:solute symporter, which translates to MRPLDLVVLGIYMAALVGIGLHFARRQTTTESYFTANRSIPGWAMGMSLLATIITSVTFIAYPGAAYAGDWSLLVPGIMFVAILILIGSVVVPFFRHVVHMSTYEYFGRRFGKIVRLYSSLAFAIGHFSKMGFVFYLLALTISSMTGWNVNTVIIGTALITIFYTMLGGVEAVVWSDVVQGFVLWTGIIVSIAYLLFLPRQGPHAVLADAWSHGKMSLGSTSLNLDKPTILVLAIYGFFFYLQKYTADQTVVQRYLIAKTDRSALRGMFLGASLCLPVWTAFMLIGSLLWSFYRLTGESIPKNLTRPDQVFPHFLITHIPSGLAGLFVAALLGSAMAMLASDMNCLSTIGVEDFYFLARPQSTDKERLRMGRLIVVFSGLAAGGVALRLAHSQGGALSLYYTITAIVAGGLAGLFLLAFLIRKANRVGALAGIFANLLFTIWATLTLGGKTINLGRFNFPWHDYMIGAIGHLILFGFGVVFSFFFPRSKPIAEDLTLWGWRELRLSRTQSEATAATATQVLP; encoded by the coding sequence GTGCGCCCACTCGATCTCGTCGTTCTCGGAATCTATATGGCCGCACTCGTAGGCATTGGCCTTCATTTTGCGCGTCGACAGACGACCACAGAGAGCTACTTTACAGCGAACCGCAGTATCCCCGGCTGGGCAATGGGCATGTCTCTGCTCGCCACCATCATCACGAGCGTCACTTTTATCGCGTATCCGGGCGCGGCCTATGCAGGCGATTGGTCGCTCCTTGTTCCCGGTATCATGTTCGTGGCGATTCTCATCTTGATCGGCTCGGTCGTCGTCCCGTTCTTTCGGCACGTGGTTCACATGAGCACCTACGAATACTTTGGCCGACGCTTCGGAAAGATCGTTCGGCTCTATTCGTCCTTAGCTTTTGCCATCGGCCATTTTTCCAAGATGGGCTTTGTCTTCTATCTTCTTGCACTCACCATCTCCAGCATGACCGGCTGGAACGTCAACACTGTCATCATTGGCACCGCTCTGATCACTATTTTCTATACGATGCTCGGCGGTGTTGAGGCCGTCGTCTGGAGCGATGTTGTCCAAGGCTTTGTCCTCTGGACAGGCATTATCGTCTCCATCGCTTATCTTCTCTTCCTTCCGAGGCAAGGGCCGCACGCTGTTCTTGCCGACGCGTGGTCGCACGGCAAGATGAGTCTTGGCAGCACGAGCCTGAACCTCGACAAGCCCACGATTCTGGTACTTGCGATCTACGGGTTTTTCTTCTACCTGCAGAAGTACACGGCAGATCAAACGGTGGTCCAACGATACCTGATCGCTAAGACCGATCGGAGTGCTCTGCGTGGCATGTTTCTGGGCGCATCGTTGTGCTTGCCGGTATGGACCGCCTTCATGCTTATCGGCAGTCTTCTATGGAGCTTCTATCGCCTCACCGGCGAAAGTATCCCCAAGAATCTGACTCGCCCGGATCAGGTTTTCCCGCACTTTCTTATTACTCACATTCCTTCCGGACTAGCGGGTCTGTTTGTTGCCGCATTGCTGGGCTCCGCCATGGCGATGCTTGCGTCCGATATGAATTGCCTCTCGACGATAGGCGTTGAGGACTTTTATTTTTTGGCACGCCCACAAAGCACGGACAAAGAAAGACTCAGAATGGGCCGCTTGATCGTGGTTTTCAGCGGCCTTGCTGCTGGCGGTGTTGCGCTTCGCCTGGCTCACAGCCAGGGGGGCGCTCTATCGCTTTATTACACGATTACAGCCATCGTCGCCGGTGGCTTGGCCGGACTTTTCCTGCTCGCTTTTCTGATCCGCAAAGCCAACCGGGTAGGCGCCCTGGCAGGAATCTTCGCGAATCTTCTCTTCACAATCTGGGCCACTCTTACACTTGGCGGCAAGACCATTAACCTCGGCCGTTTCAACTTTCCGTGGCATGACTACATGATTGGCGCTATTGGACATCTGATCCTCTTCGGCTTCGGCGTCGTCTTTAGCTTCTTCTTCCCACGCTCCAAACCAATTGCGGAAGATCTCACCTTGTGGGGATGGAGAGAGCTTCGTCTCTCCCGAACCCAATCGGAAGCGACCGCCGCAACAGCCACCCAAGTACTTCCTTGA
- a CDS encoding sialidase family protein: MIYTTFSVRSCHLLLSAGLLVNCIGFSARAQTVASYTFRPSAGLTAGSRSALLPTLFSSSHAANLLLLRNGDILCFSFSGTREGDSNVAIVVSRLPKGSQTWEPAVLVDREEGKSYQNPVPIEDAHGRIWLYNTSQSANKGQADSQVLKVYSDDGAKTWSKPEVVFDKAGSYLRQPTVMGENGELLLPIYYSTSSGITNGADTNYSVVDVSKDAGKTWRECRVTGSNGLVQMSIVKLRPKSYVAFFRSRYADFIYRSTSTNGCEWTAPTKTVLPNNNASIQATLLKDGHIAIAFDNTQGKSPEKLAAHEPQTGPRAPLSVALSSDAGLTWTSVRDLEIPDAAVRASVVNSPGVGDTIQFPGEEEYSYPSILQNPSGQILVAYTYRRVAIKAVLFDESWIRQGNTVGVYKPAR, encoded by the coding sequence GTGATCTACACGACTTTTAGTGTTCGCTCTTGCCATCTTTTGCTGTCTGCAGGATTACTCGTCAACTGCATCGGGTTTTCTGCCCGGGCGCAGACTGTTGCCTCTTACACTTTTAGACCTTCCGCAGGTCTCACCGCAGGCTCCAGGTCGGCGCTACTTCCGACTCTGTTTTCCTCGTCGCATGCAGCCAACCTTCTTCTCCTTCGCAATGGAGACATCCTCTGTTTTTCCTTTTCAGGAACAAGGGAGGGGGATTCGAATGTTGCCATTGTTGTTTCACGCCTGCCTAAGGGAAGCCAGACCTGGGAACCGGCCGTCCTCGTTGACCGTGAGGAAGGAAAGTCTTACCAGAATCCGGTCCCTATCGAAGATGCGCATGGCCGTATCTGGCTTTACAACACCTCTCAGAGCGCGAATAAAGGCCAGGCCGATTCACAGGTACTCAAGGTCTACTCCGATGATGGAGCCAAAACCTGGTCCAAGCCAGAAGTCGTATTCGACAAGGCCGGTTCCTATCTTCGTCAGCCCACGGTCATGGGAGAGAACGGTGAACTCCTGCTTCCCATCTACTACTCGACCAGCAGCGGCATCACGAACGGTGCGGATACGAACTATTCGGTAGTAGACGTAAGCAAAGACGCTGGCAAAACCTGGCGCGAGTGCCGCGTTACGGGGTCCAATGGGCTTGTCCAAATGAGCATCGTGAAGCTTCGTCCGAAGAGTTACGTTGCCTTTTTTCGTAGCAGGTATGCGGACTTTATCTATCGTTCCACCTCGACGAATGGTTGTGAATGGACTGCGCCGACTAAGACCGTTCTCCCGAACAACAATGCATCTATCCAGGCGACACTCCTCAAAGACGGCCACATTGCGATCGCCTTTGACAACACGCAGGGAAAATCGCCTGAGAAGCTGGCCGCTCACGAGCCGCAAACGGGCCCACGCGCACCTCTTTCCGTCGCTCTATCGTCCGACGCAGGGCTCACTTGGACGTCTGTTCGCGACCTCGAGATTCCCGATGCGGCTGTCAGGGCGTCGGTTGTCAACTCTCCGGGAGTGGGCGACACTATTCAGTTTCCGGGTGAAGAGGAGTACAGCTATCCTTCCATTCTGCAGAATCCTTCCGGTCAAATCCTCGTCGCCTACACATATCGCCGTGTTGCCATCAAGGCAGTCCTCTTCGATGAGTCATGGATTAGGCAAGGAAATACCGTCGGCGTCTACAAGCCAGCAAGATGA
- the pdxA gene encoding 4-hydroxythreonine-4-phosphate dehydrogenase PdxA gives MTASRIPTVVLTLGDPAGVGAEVTLKALAKEEVRASANWIVLGDGPSIAAAEKSTGVNFVALGVDFRDAALLDTKEPIAFGALRADYGAAAVRYVHDATLMCLDGSADAMVTAPLNKEAVTMSGMSFSGHTEYIAELCGATESRMLLAGVKLSVVHVSTHTSLRKACNLDTQRIIHTIHLGNEAMKLLGHVKPRIAVCGLNPHAGEHGLFGSEDEEFIKPAVEACRAQGIDCEGPAAPDTIFFRAAKGSHDLVVAMYHDQGHIPMKLLDFEATVNTSLGIPIIRTSVDHGTAFDIAGKNIAGEGNMLAAMKMAVTMATHRILKSESAQVS, from the coding sequence ATGACTGCATCACGCATCCCCACCGTAGTTCTTACTCTTGGTGACCCGGCTGGAGTAGGTGCCGAGGTAACCCTCAAGGCTCTCGCAAAGGAAGAAGTTCGTGCTTCCGCAAACTGGATCGTGCTTGGAGACGGGCCCTCCATTGCTGCCGCTGAAAAAAGTACCGGTGTAAATTTTGTGGCGCTAGGCGTTGACTTCCGAGATGCAGCGTTGCTCGATACGAAAGAGCCAATTGCGTTCGGTGCACTTCGGGCGGACTACGGCGCGGCGGCGGTCCGTTACGTTCATGACGCCACTCTTATGTGTCTCGACGGCAGCGCTGATGCCATGGTCACGGCTCCGCTTAACAAAGAAGCCGTAACGATGAGCGGCATGTCGTTCTCCGGACACACCGAATACATTGCTGAGCTTTGCGGGGCCACCGAATCTCGCATGCTCCTCGCCGGAGTAAAGCTCAGTGTCGTTCACGTCTCCACGCACACCAGCCTGCGCAAGGCCTGCAATCTCGATACCCAGCGCATCATCCACACCATCCATCTTGGTAATGAGGCAATGAAGCTCCTCGGTCACGTAAAGCCGCGCATCGCGGTCTGTGGCCTCAACCCCCATGCAGGTGAGCATGGTCTCTTCGGTTCCGAGGACGAAGAGTTCATTAAGCCTGCAGTAGAAGCCTGCCGAGCCCAAGGAATCGATTGCGAAGGACCCGCCGCACCAGACACTATTTTCTTCCGAGCGGCAAAAGGGTCGCACGATCTCGTCGTCGCTATGTACCACGATCAGGGTCACATCCCCATGAAGCTTCTTGACTTTGAAGCTACCGTCAATACTTCGCTTGGCATCCCCATCATTCGCACCTCTGTCGATCACGGTACAGCCTTCGACATAGCAGGCAAGAACATCGCCGGTGAAGGCAATATGCTCGCCGCGATGAAAATGGCCGTCACCATGGCCACGCATCGCATCCTCAAATCCGAATCTGCTCAGGTGTCCTAA
- a CDS encoding iron-containing alcohol dehydrogenase, whose product MSMRTITFLQPRRLTFGPGCITDCTAYIAALGKPRVHIVSSPSMTTVINTLRVSLQELGCKVTFDLSVTAEPTISMFEKALAYARAAGPTCVLGIGGGSPLDVAKLIAAFTYSEQAVQETFGIGLLKSRDCHLVCIPSTSGTGSEVSPNAILLDEEAALKKGVVSTFLVPDATFIDPELTYSLPSSITASTGLDALTHCVEAYTNLFAHPLVDLYALQGITLCAKYLAMAVQDGHDIEARIGMSLVSLYGGLCLGPVNTAAVHALAYPLGGEFHLAHGLSNAILLPAVFRFNAKSTPDRHADVARALGAPAGLPDEETAALGADLLTQLAEACGLICDLGRHGVTRGDISRLARSAMTVTRLLKNNPRSIEQADAELIYHQCFLG is encoded by the coding sequence ATGTCTATGAGAACCATTACGTTCCTTCAACCCAGGCGCCTAACCTTCGGTCCAGGTTGCATTACAGACTGCACTGCGTACATCGCAGCGCTTGGCAAACCTCGCGTTCACATCGTCTCTTCTCCATCCATGACGACGGTTATAAATACTCTCCGAGTTTCTCTTCAGGAACTTGGATGTAAGGTAACGTTTGATCTTAGTGTCACCGCTGAACCCACGATCTCGATGTTCGAGAAGGCTTTGGCGTATGCCCGTGCGGCCGGACCGACCTGCGTTCTCGGAATTGGCGGTGGCAGTCCTCTTGATGTTGCCAAACTCATAGCGGCTTTTACATATAGCGAGCAGGCGGTTCAAGAAACCTTCGGCATCGGACTTCTCAAGTCGCGTGACTGCCATCTCGTCTGCATCCCCAGTACTTCAGGAACCGGCAGTGAAGTCTCCCCAAATGCTATTTTGCTTGATGAAGAAGCCGCTTTGAAGAAAGGCGTTGTCAGTACGTTTCTTGTGCCGGATGCTACCTTCATCGACCCCGAACTTACTTACTCCCTCCCTTCCTCGATCACTGCATCCACTGGCCTGGATGCGCTGACCCACTGCGTCGAAGCCTACACGAACCTTTTTGCCCACCCCCTCGTTGACTTGTATGCTCTTCAGGGAATCACGCTCTGTGCGAAATACCTGGCTATGGCCGTTCAGGATGGACATGATATTGAAGCCCGCATTGGAATGTCTCTTGTCAGTCTCTATGGTGGCCTCTGCCTCGGCCCTGTGAACACCGCTGCAGTGCATGCTTTGGCTTACCCTTTGGGCGGCGAGTTCCATCTTGCTCATGGGCTCTCGAACGCCATCCTCTTACCTGCAGTCTTTCGCTTCAACGCCAAGTCCACACCGGACCGTCACGCGGATGTGGCCCGGGCCCTCGGTGCGCCCGCAGGTCTACCCGACGAAGAGACTGCAGCCTTGGGTGCCGACCTCCTGACTCAATTGGCCGAGGCTTGCGGCCTCATCTGCGATCTGGGCCGTCACGGCGTTACGAGAGGAGATATTTCACGTCTGGCTCGATCCGCCATGACTGTGACGAGACTTCTAAAGAACAACCCTAGATCGATTGAGCAGGCCGATGCAGAACTGATTTATCATCAGTGTTTTCTGGGATAA
- a CDS encoding IclR family transcriptional regulator: MPKKLTAKLESPRRRRPQWATAAEMSDLKPELQSERYHSRTIERALDALEAFDSSASALSLKELSSAIGQPESSLYRVLTTLQKRDYLLQNRDGTYQLTRKVLHGRLYERAELLKTTARPFMEELSRQFDETVSLSYLFTEYIQVLDTIEAFHPIRVTNRAGRIIPPHCSSMGKAIMAHQSSEVADRMLETYGLVRRTEHSIGDRQTLRLELEASRKSGFAVDRQESMLGGICYGAPIHSSATSVVGAISVSTPIQRLDVDREAAIRDAVVDAAKAISKTFIDVLRFTSTSA; encoded by the coding sequence ATGCCGAAGAAACTCACCGCTAAATTGGAAAGCCCACGCAGACGCAGGCCACAGTGGGCCACGGCAGCTGAGATGTCGGATCTGAAACCGGAGCTGCAGTCAGAGCGCTACCACTCCCGCACAATTGAACGCGCGCTTGACGCGTTGGAGGCCTTCGACTCGAGCGCATCGGCTTTGTCCCTTAAAGAATTGAGCAGCGCCATTGGCCAACCCGAATCATCGTTGTACCGCGTGCTGACGACCTTACAGAAGCGCGACTATCTGCTGCAAAATAGAGATGGCACCTACCAACTCACGCGTAAGGTTCTCCACGGACGACTCTACGAACGAGCGGAATTACTGAAAACAACGGCACGTCCTTTTATGGAAGAGCTGAGTCGCCAGTTCGACGAAACCGTTAGTCTTTCCTATCTGTTTACCGAATATATCCAAGTTTTGGACACGATCGAAGCCTTCCATCCGATTCGCGTCACCAATCGCGCCGGTCGCATTATCCCTCCCCACTGCAGCTCGATGGGAAAAGCGATTATGGCCCATCAGAGCAGCGAGGTTGCCGACCGCATGCTCGAAACATACGGTCTCGTCAGGCGTACCGAACACAGCATCGGCGATCGGCAGACATTGCGTCTGGAATTGGAAGCGTCGCGTAAATCCGGTTTCGCGGTAGATCGGCAGGAATCCATGCTGGGTGGTATTTGCTATGGGGCCCCGATTCATTCTTCCGCAACAAGCGTAGTGGGTGCGATAAGCGTATCCACACCGATACAGCGACTGGATGTCGATCGCGAGGCGGCGATTCGCGACGCCGTAGTCGATGCGGCGAAAGCAATTTCAAAGACCTTCATTGATGTTTTGCGGTTCACTTCGACTTCAGCTTAG
- a CDS encoding four-carbon acid sugar kinase family protein: protein MRKLLQPASVRIIADDLTGACDAAVAFACAGMKTEVEPCWNLFTPSNAEVIAFNTESRDISREASIARVTEAVSRLDLEQGHHIFKKVDSVFRGNTYTEIAAILSSVPHDLAILAPAFPELGRMIIKSQLHHRDLSGEHALPILEDLRKAGVDPKVITHHTEIAVGHKLLLCDSDTQNDLLAVVQTTLGLANTGRVLWIGSGGLAHALAAAFMPSSSEASSISPGGKVVFVVGSDHPVTLSQLQHLKSSEPNAVILPVPRGIPDHLLREQIAPYLSQGISCLFATGGDTALAVCRAMKIQRLQIQSEFARGLPQSRISGGLLDGITFMLKSGGFGDESVLSRIVQTLSTQEMRSAQ from the coding sequence ATGAGGAAATTGCTCCAACCCGCATCCGTTCGTATCATTGCGGACGATCTCACCGGCGCATGCGATGCGGCAGTAGCCTTCGCGTGCGCTGGCATGAAGACTGAGGTTGAGCCTTGCTGGAACCTCTTTACGCCGTCGAACGCAGAGGTCATTGCCTTCAATACCGAAAGTCGGGATATCTCGCGCGAAGCATCCATCGCCCGTGTTACGGAGGCTGTGAGCCGCCTGGATTTGGAGCAAGGTCATCACATCTTCAAGAAGGTGGATTCGGTCTTCAGGGGCAATACTTATACCGAAATCGCCGCGATTCTCTCGTCGGTACCTCACGACCTGGCCATCCTTGCACCAGCCTTCCCGGAACTCGGTCGGATGATTATAAAAAGCCAATTGCATCACCGTGACCTCTCAGGCGAACATGCCCTCCCTATTTTGGAAGACCTCCGCAAAGCCGGAGTAGATCCAAAGGTGATCACCCACCACACTGAAATTGCAGTCGGGCACAAACTTTTACTCTGTGACAGCGACACACAAAACGATCTCCTTGCCGTGGTTCAAACAACTCTTGGACTGGCCAATACCGGTCGCGTCCTGTGGATAGGTTCCGGCGGTCTCGCTCATGCCCTGGCTGCTGCTTTCATGCCGTCGTCTTCCGAAGCCTCTTCTATCTCTCCAGGAGGCAAAGTTGTCTTTGTTGTGGGCAGCGACCATCCTGTCACTCTAAGCCAGCTCCAACATCTGAAATCCTCTGAGCCAAACGCAGTGATTCTCCCTGTCCCGCGGGGCATTCCAGATCATTTGCTTCGGGAGCAGATTGCTCCTTACCTGTCACAAGGCATCTCGTGTCTCTTTGCCACTGGTGGAGACACTGCTCTTGCTGTCTGCCGGGCGATGAAAATTCAACGTCTTCAGATTCAATCCGAGTTCGCGCGCGGTCTTCCCCAGTCCCGCATCTCCGGAGGCCTCCTGGACGGGATCACTTTCATGCTTAAGTCCGGCGGCTTCGGCGACGAAAGCGTTCTCTCCCGCATCGTCCAAACCTTATCCACCCAGGAAATGAGATCAGCCCAATGA
- a CDS encoding TonB-dependent receptor → MRNPLFGNRSAHAAISFLLALFFGGIIAYSQVSTASVGGTITDPSGALVPDAQVVLKSDATGLERKGGTNSDGAYSFDFVPIGEYSLEVTAPGFQGQRKTKITLNTADKDRLDFQLTLSSDTMIVQVSADSVTLDTTSPQQVFNLSSTAITELPVSRQDWTSVLQLGAGITTNGGGPSPAGASLSINGLPPAGFNLTVDGTNATSDPETPAFGFYQGPNIINTINNDAIAEVSIVKGIAPATVGGTMSGNVNIVTKSGTNQFHGSLYEINETSALDARNQFLTFKPRLTFNEFGGSIGGPIFPKKIFGFGSYEGARISAFQAVSATVPTPYLKSIAPQYANVLNAYPTIAQPADPTAISAQYFGVGALKQSDGNGAARIDYNPNENNLIYVRYIRARPFKINPDAISINARTTTGHADAINAGYTHSGHNWTSLTRFGSNRIRLQRLDGGFSSDLEELVVGGIDSEGSEQFVKSGHFYSFEQQFARTLGKHSLTTGFILQWQNAGRTDFNTATLKYGSTSDFVRNLPNQAVITFDLSPFNLRSYQYGGFVQDDYKITSDLTLNLGVRYDYFTIPKENSGRVFNRGVDPANPQLGPGFGAYLPANSMYSGDYNNFQPRVGFTLAPGGAKNTVLRGGAGVFVSPHPIFGGPIEEVQDSASTPFRITLTGAQATNSGLKYPLPRASYKDALADLQARGIVSTQVVNTAINSNFPNPYSLQWMLGMEQTLPFSHRLEIDYVGNRASKLNMTETRNLPNRTTGILPAPNFPQFRYYYAGDASNYNGLQVQLIKAPWHGLSYGASYAWSRNMSFADANLLLQTNPQDNDNIKADYGRTPFDVRQRFHSNFLWVPDIAGIMGMHSRRSKLLLDGWQIAGIVSAETGTPVVVRNSNSSYPSDRPDVVNGVSPYLSNSRSTRLYLNAGAFAAVPISPLSLAQVRGGNLRRNEISNPGLITFDATLGKTFDFTETLKFQLKASAFNAFNHTNYSGLQGNVASSQFGQLTTATPRTVQLTGRLTF, encoded by the coding sequence ATGCGCAACCCCCTTTTCGGCAACCGCTCTGCACACGCAGCGATCTCTTTCCTCCTGGCTCTTTTTTTTGGTGGAATTATTGCCTACTCCCAGGTCAGCACGGCCAGCGTTGGAGGCACGATCACGGACCCGTCTGGTGCCCTGGTTCCAGACGCCCAGGTCGTTTTGAAGAGCGATGCAACCGGGCTCGAACGCAAGGGAGGAACGAATTCGGATGGCGCTTACTCCTTCGATTTTGTGCCGATCGGCGAATACAGTCTTGAAGTAACCGCGCCTGGCTTTCAGGGGCAGCGCAAGACGAAGATAACCCTGAATACCGCGGACAAGGATCGGCTCGACTTTCAGCTGACTCTGTCCTCGGACACGATGATCGTCCAAGTCTCGGCGGATTCCGTTACGCTCGATACAACCTCGCCGCAACAGGTCTTCAATTTGAGCAGCACGGCGATCACTGAACTGCCGGTATCTCGCCAGGATTGGACCTCTGTTCTACAACTCGGCGCAGGTATCACCACGAATGGCGGCGGTCCTTCGCCTGCTGGCGCTTCCCTTTCCATCAACGGATTACCGCCTGCCGGCTTCAATCTCACGGTGGACGGTACAAATGCTACTTCCGATCCGGAGACGCCTGCGTTTGGCTTCTACCAGGGCCCCAATATCATCAACACGATCAACAACGACGCGATCGCCGAAGTCAGCATCGTCAAGGGCATCGCGCCCGCGACGGTTGGTGGCACTATGTCGGGAAATGTAAACATCGTCACGAAGTCCGGAACGAACCAATTTCACGGCAGCTTATATGAAATCAATGAAACCAGCGCCCTCGATGCCCGAAACCAATTCCTTACGTTTAAGCCTCGTCTGACTTTCAATGAGTTTGGAGGATCAATCGGCGGACCCATTTTCCCCAAGAAAATCTTTGGCTTTGGAAGCTATGAAGGCGCGCGAATTTCCGCATTTCAGGCGGTCTCTGCAACAGTGCCAACGCCTTATCTGAAGAGCATTGCGCCTCAGTATGCAAACGTTCTCAATGCGTATCCCACAATCGCACAACCGGCTGATCCGACCGCGATCAGCGCGCAATATTTTGGCGTGGGAGCTTTGAAGCAGAGCGACGGGAATGGTGCAGCCCGTATCGACTACAACCCGAATGAAAATAACCTCATTTACGTTCGTTACATTCGTGCGCGTCCCTTCAAGATCAATCCAGATGCGATCAGCATCAATGCTCGCACCACGACGGGACACGCGGATGCGATCAACGCCGGATATACCCACTCAGGCCACAACTGGACCTCCCTCACGCGGTTCGGCTCCAATCGCATCCGCCTGCAGCGTCTTGACGGTGGATTCAGCAGTGATCTCGAAGAGCTCGTCGTGGGTGGAATCGACTCGGAGGGTTCGGAACAGTTTGTGAAGAGTGGTCACTTCTATTCCTTCGAACAGCAGTTTGCTAGAACCCTCGGCAAACACTCGCTTACGACAGGTTTCATTTTGCAATGGCAAAACGCTGGACGTACCGACTTCAACACAGCGACGCTAAAGTACGGTTCCACCTCTGACTTCGTGAGAAATCTTCCGAATCAGGCGGTCATCACATTTGATCTGAGCCCGTTCAATCTTCGTTCCTATCAGTACGGTGGGTTCGTGCAGGATGACTACAAGATCACCTCTGATCTCACCCTGAATCTTGGCGTCCGCTATGACTACTTCACGATCCCCAAAGAGAATAGCGGACGAGTCTTCAATCGTGGAGTGGATCCAGCCAACCCACAGCTGGGACCTGGCTTCGGTGCATATCTACCGGCAAACTCAATGTATAGCGGCGACTACAATAATTTTCAGCCTCGAGTCGGTTTCACATTGGCACCTGGCGGCGCGAAGAACACAGTGTTACGCGGCGGCGCTGGCGTCTTCGTGAGCCCACACCCGATCTTCGGCGGTCCGATCGAAGAAGTTCAGGACTCGGCAAGCACACCATTCCGTATCACGTTGACCGGAGCGCAGGCGACGAACTCCGGCCTCAAATATCCTCTGCCGCGTGCAAGCTACAAGGATGCGCTGGCGGACTTACAGGCCCGCGGGATTGTATCTACACAGGTAGTCAACACGGCAATCAACAGCAACTTCCCCAATCCGTATAGCTTGCAATGGATGCTGGGTATGGAACAGACTCTACCGTTTTCGCATCGGCTCGAAATCGATTACGTAGGCAATCGCGCCTCGAAACTGAATATGACGGAGACCAGAAATCTGCCGAACAGGACCACCGGCATTTTGCCCGCACCTAACTTTCCGCAGTTCCGCTATTACTATGCGGGCGATGCAAGCAACTACAACGGATTACAGGTTCAACTCATTAAGGCTCCCTGGCATGGACTCAGCTATGGAGCATCGTATGCCTGGTCACGCAATATGTCCTTTGCCGACGCCAATCTTCTGCTGCAGACAAACCCTCAAGACAATGACAACATAAAGGCCGATTACGGACGCACCCCGTTTGACGTACGCCAGAGATTTCATAGCAACTTTCTTTGGGTACCGGACATAGCCGGGATCATGGGAATGCACTCCCGCCGATCCAAATTGCTTCTGGATGGCTGGCAGATTGCCGGAATCGTGAGTGCTGAAACAGGAACGCCGGTCGTCGTCCGGAACTCCAATTCCTCGTATCCTTCAGACCGTCCCGATGTCGTCAATGGAGTTAGCCCATATCTCTCCAACTCACGCAGCACGAGACTGTATTTGAATGCGGGGGCATTCGCTGCCGTGCCAATTTCGCCACTCAGTCTTGCGCAGGTTCGGGGTGGAAATCTTCGTCGCAACGAAATCTCGAATCCTGGTCTAATAACGTTCGATGCGACTCTTGGGAAAACCTTCGACTTTACAGAAACTCTGAAGTTTCAACTGAAGGCCAGCGCCTTCAACGCATTCAATCACACAAACTATAGCGGCCTGCAAGGCAACGTAGCTTCTTCACAATTTGGACAACTGACGACAGCAACACCGAGAACAGTGCAGCTTACGGGTCGACTCACCTTCTAA
- a CDS encoding HpcH/HpaI aldolase family protein, giving the protein MNRLHRAIELAEGKPILGAAVYFYDPIFLEMAAHLGFKAIWIEMEHAAITFAEAADLCRMAAGSGMLTMIRIADTSRNNVLKAAECGPDMIDIPMADDVGSVEELVRYARFAPVGARGFFSVSRALKYGLVDDVPAEQQKLNEDLSLLAQIESKEALARIDEICAVEGVDIFIGPADLAASLGYPGQTSHPAVLEAASTIVRVARSHGKKIVTACGAADYIHWTRLGIDLLFATNDIVCLRTGAQLALKAAAEAIAQAAMEKVHSHHRVEVGEG; this is encoded by the coding sequence ATGAACCGTCTCCACCGCGCCATCGAACTCGCAGAGGGCAAACCCATCCTTGGCGCTGCTGTATATTTCTACGACCCTATCTTCCTGGAAATGGCAGCGCACCTCGGCTTCAAGGCGATCTGGATCGAGATGGAGCACGCCGCCATTACCTTTGCAGAGGCTGCCGATCTTTGTCGGATGGCAGCAGGGAGCGGTATGCTCACCATGATCCGCATCGCAGATACCAGCCGGAACAATGTACTGAAGGCCGCCGAATGTGGGCCTGACATGATCGACATTCCCATGGCAGATGACGTGGGCAGCGTGGAAGAACTTGTCCGTTATGCACGCTTCGCCCCGGTTGGCGCCCGTGGTTTCTTCAGCGTCTCACGGGCGCTGAAGTACGGCCTTGTCGACGATGTTCCAGCTGAACAGCAGAAACTCAATGAGGACCTTTCGCTTCTAGCCCAGATCGAGAGCAAGGAAGCTCTCGCACGCATTGATGAGATCTGTGCGGTCGAGGGAGTTGATATCTTCATTGGCCCAGCAGACCTGGCTGCCAGCCTCGGATATCCCGGACAGACTTCGCATCCTGCAGTCCTTGAAGCGGCTTCGACGATCGTCCGCGTTGCCCGCAGCCACGGAAAGAAGATCGTCACGGCCTGTGGCGCGGCTGATTACATCCACTGGACCCGTCTCGGAATCGACCTGCTCTTCGCGACGAACGATATTGTCTGTCTCCGGACGGGAGCCCAGTTGGCCCTGAAGGCCGCGGCTGAGGCTATTGCTCAGGCGGCCATGGAGAAGGTGCATTCGCACCATCGCGTCGAGGTTGGAGAGGGCTAG